The Halichondria panicea chromosome 10, odHalPani1.1, whole genome shotgun sequence region tataattatagtgagtagAAATTAGAGTACCAGTAGCTATGTATACATTAAAAAGAGCAAGACAGTTATTTTAGCCGTTCAGATACGATTTTTGTAATGTTATTGCTAGTCTAATCATACTTGCCattactgtgtacatgtatataatagcaggggtagagtgattggtgtgagtgtgtgtgtgtgtgtgtgtgtgtgtgtgtgtgtgtgtgtgtgtgtgtgtgtgtgtgtgtgtggacacaaaaatgagctgtttgagcgaactagacactttcatgcatgggctgctttaactgctaatgagacagtagtTAGGCATGAAACTTTTAGGcgatcttcgaaggcgacaaaaacactgttttctaatcgtcgctttatagattcacgatcattccccatGCATAATTGTATCTGTTTTTCCGCTGTGCACGTGCAATTAAAGCTCAACTCGCAGGGTGAATGCATGAGCATCTAGTTCTTTATATCTTTGCAATTTAAGTTCTTAGCTTAATTCTTGAACTAAAAATAGGGTCCATACAGaccatacataattataagtcttTGATATGACTATTTTTAATGAACCTCCCATCAGAGGACAACCTCCTAAAAGAGGAcaaaaggtttgctcccaaaGTGAAagtcctttattcggaggttccactgactgtataattatagtagcaagtttatataattattatacgtactcCTTATAGCCCTACTATTTTTAAAACATACTTACTTCGCCTGGCAAATTTTAGATCTCTCTTGTCCAGTGCCCTCAAAACACACTTAACGAAACACAGCAGTGGGACACTCAGTATACAAATCAAAATCACAGTTGATACACTCGCTAATGCGATTATAATCACTTCTGGATTCGTACAACACTGAGCTTCCTTCTTATTGTTACCCCCTTCAATCGTCATTCCTAGTGTGGTCGGAGTGGGTGTGGGAGTTGGTATGCTTATTTCACAGCATTCTGGTTCTGCTAGAATTTCCCAGTAGGTGGAGTCGTACCGACTTGATGGGCATGGGGTGGTCACTCCATTTGGCTGGTATAAGTGCAGGGTTTGTGACTGTGAGAATTCAAAAATTCCAATATTTGAGCTCCCTGGTGGATGCTCTAATATACACCAGTAGTAGCCGAAATCTGATGTTCCTGTACTAGAAATGGTAAGCTGTCTCTCATAACCATTGATACCACTCAGCTCAGGAGGAATCCGGGGGAGATTTGATGATGAATAGTAGCGTTCAGTTGCACTGTATTTGCTGGGAGAGGCAGTGATATTTATCCATGTGCTTGGAACCATGTCAGCATTCGGAGACCAATAGAATTCAAAAGAGGGTCTTGTTGCATTCGTCTCTGCCTCGTACATTAGAGCTGTGCAGTCGACGTAACTTGATCTACCGACAGGATTGCACGCAGGAGTGTACTCTGCTCTTGGTACAATCCAAAAGAAGTAATCACAGTCTCCTGCGGtaaatgcatgtatagctCAACTATAGGGTTTATTATTAACGataattgcatgtgcatgtactatatagCTCAGCTATAGGATTATagtagactcttgttaatctggccacccttgggacagctagtgcagcttggccagaatagcgaggtgacCGTATTTCAGAAAATTGCCGCGGCTAAAACAATCTTAcctctaatgactaattttgcagttCTGTCTTGAGGACAGTGTGGGTTTTAATGCAGGTTCTGTAAACGAcgaacaaaacaaaacaaggaGTTTTAGAAAAATAGTTTAGTTGCATGCAGTCAGACGTTGAAGAGAGTAGTTTGTGTACTTAGGCTCAGTGGATGGTCTTGGGAGGTGGaggttatcataattatgtccacgAGTTGATACCTCGAGCTTGTCTATGCTCAGAAGTTTTGGTGAAAAgttcttgcatgcatgtatacttatacagaggcgtaggaagcaattttACATTGGTCAGGCAATTATTACTATGAACTTTGAATAATGAAggggataatgaatcattctgcccAATTTTATCAGCCAAAATTTCATATTCTGTTGTAATAAACGTATtgaaacctagtttggggcagccagtacgtggccagtatacggaataacAAGTGGccgcagtaaacatctagctagcgattcgtgccaaaccaaatgcaTGGCCGGTATATCAAGGTGgctgtacttcagagagccagaatGGCGAGAGTCTACTATAATCATCATTGCTTTGTAGGATTGCACATTGGTGGTACTAGCTTACAATTATTTCTCCAACACCGTAAATGATTAATTACCTGTATCTATTAACTAGAAAGCATCAAACATTATTATGCAAActttgatcaattcgcaaatataaaatcgcaaaacctacataattacacacgatccttgccagaatgtAATAGATGGATCGCAAAAGGTccatttttctgctgatttggcttaCCAGGGGGGGTAGCTATGGTGGCCCTGGTCAGGTATGCTGTGAGCATGAGAGGGGTAGCTATGGTGGCCCTGATCAGGTATGCTGTGAGCATGAGAGGGGTAGCTATGGTTGGCTTTtagcaaaggtttttcaccagcaaaataattattcattaattttagacatggccatagataattatagcagatatCTTCTCTTTTTCTGAGGGAGTTTGCACAAGAGGTTGTAATATGACAGTATCAACTCACCCACTTGTCCTTTTGCAATATTTAGAGCCATCATCAAGAGCAGAAAAATGGCCATTGCAGACAGGAAGCTTGTTGCCCATGCGCGTCGATCTGTTGTCATAGATAAAGTCTTTATTTTCAGTTGTAAACAGTCGACCCTGTACcgtttaataattaataagGGAAGGGAAGATGAAAGACAAAGAGAAAGCTGAACACAGTCACCACGAGCAGAGCCTGTCCGACAGTCACCGCCTGGCAGAGCTGTTTGATCTCCTGGACAAGAATAGAGATGGAGTGCTTGACGTACAGGAGTTGAGAGAGGGCATAGCTAGCATGGGTCTGCCCAGTAGTGTGTATGGGAACACTGACACTGCTCAGGTATGCTGTGAGCATGAGGGGGGTAGCTATGGTGGCCCTGGTCAGGTATGCTGTGAGCATGAGGGGGGTAGCTATGGTGGCCCTGATCAGGTATGCTGCGAGGGGGTAGCTATCTGCACAGGTATGCTGTGAGCATGAGGGGTGTAGCTATGGTGGCCCTGCACAGGTATGCTGTGAGCATGAGGGGGGTAGCTATGGTGGCCCTGATCAGGTATGCTGTGAGCATGAGGGGGGTAGCTATGGTGGC contains the following coding sequences:
- the LOC135342731 gene encoding uncharacterized protein LOC135342731 isoform X2, translating into MMALNIAKGQVGDCDYFFWIVPRAEYTPACNPVGRSSYVDCTALMYEAETNATRPSFEFYWSPNADMVPSTWINITASPSKYSATERYYSSSNLPRIPPELSGINGYERQLTISSTGTSDFGYYWCILEHPPGSSNIGIFEFSQSQTLHLYQPNGVTTPCPSSRYDSTYWEILAEPECCEISIPTPTPTPTTLGMTIEGGNNKKEAQCCTNPEVIIIALASVSTVILICILSVPLLCFVKCVLRALDKRDLKFARRMADWRALGVTNEHDHHKSGLSGCEKCKRERQSSKYCDCDHLRYHEDPSYTRKDSNSSIVHFRKLSPFT
- the LOC135342731 gene encoding uncharacterized protein LOC135342731 isoform X1; amino-acid sequence: MMALNIAKGQVGDCDYFFWIVPRAEYTPACNPVGRSSYVDCTALMYEAETNATRPSFEFYWSPNADMVPSTWINITASPSKYSATERYYSSSNLPRIPPELSGINGYERQLTISSTGTSDFGYYWCILEHPPGSSNIGIFEFSQSQTLHLYQPNGVTTPCPSSRYDSTYWEILAEPECCEISIPTPTPTPTTLGMTIEGGNNKKEAQCCTNPEVIIIALASVSTVILICILSVPLLCFVKCVLRALDKRDLKFARRMADWRALGVTNEHDHHKSGLSGCEKCKRERQSSYSKYCDCDHLRYHEDPSYTRKDSNSSIVHFRKLSPFT